GTATTAGAAATTGCCTAAGGGCAGACGTCACAAGCGCAGATCCCTCGCTGCCGCTCGTGTGTTGTCTGTGCTATGGTTTTCTTcggtgttttttttatttttctttggtttttctatACTTCTTCACCTGTTTTCTATACTTCTTGGTTTCTTTGTATACTTCTTGGTTTCTTTGTATTCTTTGATTTTTCTTACTCTTTTGTTTCTTTGTGAGTTTTatttcttggtcatgtctacattatcaCAATACGTGTATACTTTTAGATCATCTTCAATAGATGGTCCATATTTTGGCGATGTAAACCGGTGGTGTAAAATTTTACATCATCAAAAAGTGCTTTTTACATCGTTGAAAAAGaggcaactccaacagatggtccaaaacgAAGATATAAAACaacaactccaacagatggtccaaaacgAAAATGTAAAAcagcaactccaacagatggtccaaaacaAAGATGTAAAACCGGTCGGCAGCCGCGTGGCTGCTGTTCAGCCACTGTACAACCACACATATTGCCAAAAACATCTAAAAACAacataaaaaattatacatatcCACAATATCAAATTATTACATAGTTCTTCAAATCCACAAGATCAAATGAAACACAAATACAACATAGTTTTGCACAATACAACATAAGTTTTCACAAACAAATAGTGAATCTATGCGGCTCTTTCGCCATGCCATTTTCAATGCTCTTTCTTCAAGTCTTTCTAGAGTTGATCATGCACATCGGTGTCTCTAATCTCGGTGTACACCTTCATGAAACGTGTGATCCGCTCTTGTTTTCGCATGGGGTTAACATGAATGCCCATCAACTGATAGAAGTTGTAATGTAAAGTTTTTCTATACTCGTTCTCAATGaccatgttatgcatgatcacgcAAGCGGTCATGATATACCAAAGGATCTTTTGATCTCATAATCTAGATGGTCCTTGCACAATAGCAAACTGAgattgcaaaatcccaaaagcccTCTCAACATCTTTTCTAGCGGCCGCTTGTGCATTGTGAAAGACGAGTTTTTTCTTACCTTCGGGTTTTGCAACCGGCTTGACAAATGTACTCCAGCTTGGGTAGatcccatctgcaagatagtatcCATAGTTGTATGTGCGGCCATTTGCTTCGAAGGTCATCGGTGGTGCTTCTCCATTTGCTAACTTGGCAAATAGAGGTGACCGGtcgagcacgttgatgtcattgcaAAATCCAGGCATACGAAAatatgcatgccaaatccatatTTCATGATCGGCAACTGCCTCAAGAATGATAGTGGCATCCTTCCCACGACCCTTGAATTGTCCATGCCATGCTcttgggcagttcttccatttccaatgcatgcaatccACATACCCGAGCATACCTGGAAACCCTCGAGCTTTGTTCATCTTCAAAAGCCTCTGAGTGTCCTGAGCATTGGGTGCTCTCAAGTACTGTGGACCAAACACTTCTACCATAGTCATTGCAAATTGCTTGACATGGAAGATAGAAGTGCTCGCTGCCATCGCCAAGTTGTCATCAATGTAATCTGCCGGAACACCGTATGCCATCATGCACAAAGCGGCAATGACCTTCTGTTCGGTGCTATGGCCAAGCAACCCGGCACAGTTCCTTCTCTGCTCGAAGGTTGGATTATGCCGCTTCACGGAATTGCAAATGTGGATGAACAAGTCTTTCAACATTCTAAAACGGTGTCGAAAGTAATTCTCCAGGAAAACATGTGGTGATCCAAAGTAGTTGCACATCAACCGTTTGTGCGAATCAACCCGTTCTCTCTGAATGAACGCACGACCATAGAaggaaccaccgtgcttcggcttCTTCCCCTTGTGTATGGCCACTAGCATAGCAATGTCCTCTTCTTCATGCAAATCAAATTCCTCGTCCGACGATGAATCACCCATGAATGAGGAGTCAACCGAGCTCATCTACAATGCAGACAACCACCATCAAACATACTATCAAATCCCAATTTAAATCATCAAGTTTTGTCGTTTTTGTACCTTGGGAATTCTGCCGAGCACCTTGTGCGCGGGGGTGGAAGAAGATGGCCGGTGGTTGGATTGGTAGCCGGTCGCTGCGGCGGACGGCGGCGCAGAGGAgaagggagctcggcggccggCAGAAAGGAGCTATACGGGATGCCAGATCGTCGGAGTCGGTGAATCCCGCTGTGATTGCTTCCCGAATCGGCGGCGCCGGAGTGGCTGCGAGACGCCCTCCGACGAGGGAGGCGATATGCGTGAGGGCGGCGGCGATTTGGGGCGGTGGCGACGACGGCGACAACGAtttgggcggtggcggtggcgatttCCGGTGGCTGGTGCTCGGGCGGGCGGGCGGTCTCGAGCGAGAAGGAAAATGAACGGGTGGTTGGTCGTTTCGCGGGCGGCCGCGGTTTTACATCAGATGTATCTTGTGATGCAAATTTGCGTCACgaagtgttgtattttacatctccGGGACATGGTGATGTATTTTTTTTACatatggaccatctgttggagcAGTGTTTTTTGCTCTCGGAGATCCAATAGTTAGGTATTTTTATGTATGGACCGTCTATTGTAGATGCTCTTCGCACACACTTAAATATTTTTTGACACCCATtggacattttttgaatacacgatatataatttttaaaatatatgttttgAACATCTTTCGAGATACATGGTAGCATTTTTCGAATAAacattgtacatttttttaaaCAATCCAAATGTTTTATTAAACTATATAAATATTTTTAACAAATTTCACTGGAATTTTATGGGGACACCTGAATAATGTGTTTGAAATTTCACATCCATTGTTTAATGAAAATAAAGACTTTAATAtacacatttttttaaatgtcatgaaaCTTTCTTTTAGACAACGGAATATTTATTTAAAATGTCAAATACATTttttcaatggtataatttttttACATTACTTAGTATTTTTAAAAATGTCTCGAACACATGTTTGTGAACCTATTTTTAAATGTAACATACGTTCGAGTGTATGATTTTTCTTAATTACGTGAACTTTTTTCTACATTGTGTAATTTTTTAAGTGTCACGTACATATTTTGAAATTGATGACATTTTCAAAATATCACAAACAATTTTTGCACACATGACTAGGATTTTCTACTTTTTTCATTCACATCTTACTCCCTCTGGTCCATAATTGTTGCCTTGATTTTATTTtgaatttaaactaaaaccacaacaagatcaaaaacatttttctatataagtctaacatttttcaaatgcatcaTTACTATTTTAATTTTTTCATGTAATTTTTTTTATAATATATTTATATATACGTATATATACAATATTTTGAAATATAAACAATAGTAAGGAaaaatagagaaaaaatgaaaagaaaattgtGAAGAGAAAAGGAAGGAGAAAATGAAAAACATGTGTGATGCCTGCTGACGTTAGCATTACCTTTCCATGTGAAAACTGGGCCGACCCAATATTGGCTCCCTGCAGGCGAGCTTATGCTAGAGGTCGCCGCTGGCGGTACATAGCCGCACCACACCCATAGTTCACTCGTAGGCTCATGTTCTACATTTACAGATTTTGCAGTGCATTTGTTGTTAATCTGTGGCCCAACTATCTATCCCCTGTTAAATGGATCCACCCAGTCCCTACAACCTTGATTGTTGGAAGAGCCTCAAATCTTGGGAGTTTAGTATCTTTACTACAGGCTTACGCATGCTTCGTCGCACCGTTCTTCACTCATGGAATTAGCTCTTTTTTCTCTAGCATGTTATTGTGGTTGGTTGTTGTCTTTGGTTTTATCTATGTTGGCTTAAGTTTTAATTATGGTATGATGCTTGTGTCCACCATTTGTATATATAGTATTGTGCTGCTATTGGAGATGATATTATTTCTTAGAGGAAAGTGGAGTTGTTCGGTACGTGATGGTGTCTTTACACGCTTCGGTCTCGGTGTCAGTCGGTGATGACTGTGCGAGCCCCTTGGGATCTCTTATTACATGCTCAAATCGTGGAATGGTTGGTATAACGATTACATGGCTGGCCATGAAGCTCTCGCTTTCAGCTTGGCTTCCCAAGGAGTCTATTCAAGctacttagtactccctccgttccaaattacttgtcgtggttttagttcaaaattttgaactaaaaccacgacgagtaatttggaacggagggagtacttacaaAGGAGGGCGTTAACATACCCTGCTACATAATATGTCTTGACATGATGACAACATAGTGTCAGTCTCATACGACTTTATTGCTGTCATCATGTCATTTTATTTACTCTTTTTAGCTGTGTACATCCTAAGTATGTAGAGGCCAGACGTTACTCATCGATAAAAATAACTTCCGCCGTTTCTCTGTTCAAGGGACGCTATGTTTGGCTGTTAAACCCCTGCGGTGCTTTATATATGCTGGTAAGCATATCTAGTCAAATTGAGCTGCTAAAACGACAAATATTATTGTACAGAGGGAGTATTAGGCAGAAATTTCTCGAAAAAAGAGGAGGGGATGGGACCAACTGATGTTCATGATGGGGTGATGCTTGAATATGCATTTTGAAAACCTACACACTTGGCTGTTCTCCAGTTATCAATGTTATATGTCAGTCCTACTGTCCTAGGATGCTTCATTAGTTTTTCTTCATGGATCACGATTCATGGAACAGATCATCAGTGACGCCATTTAACTAGTATAAGATATCCCCTCTTTTTCCAAAAGGCAGCCGCATATGGAGCAGAGAAATTTGTGACATGCACACGCCATTCATGCATCTAGTGTTGAATTTGAAAGGAGCAGCGAAGGTAGACGCAAGTGTAATATAAAGTGGGACAGATGTACGAATCCACTGTAAAGTGTAAACTGAAAGCAGATGAGAGAAGTGGAGAACCTTGAAAAGAGGCTGAAAACTACGGCGCGATGCAAACCCGAGAAGGAACAAAGCAATCAACATCGTACTGTAACGTTATAGACCCGGCGCATCAGGCAAGAACATACTACTAACCTAGCTATATCACCATTTTATGCCAGATTTTAGTGCATAATTTTGGCAAGTAGATCATAAGTCAAGATTTGAATTCGGGTTAGGTATGTAGCCCTTTCAGAATGATCCAAAGAATATGATTCGATAGAAAAGCAAATCCATTTCCTTGGCAGGACTTTTTATCCCCTTGTCTTGATTGAGTGCATGATTGGGGTGCGGTCACGCTCAGGGCACCTCGCGCTGGATGGAGCTGCGGGGGCATGTCCCATCCTAGGAAAAGAAATGCTTTCTTGCCCAACACACTTCATTTAGTCCGAAACCTCTGAGGTTTAATCACTCTCGCTGTGTCCTCCGGTAGCATCAACATGGACTTGCACCAACCCTAACCATGCAGGATTAGGCACGCTGTCCTTGTCTCTCTTCTTTCTCCCGGGTATATATATGGCCCCCTCCATGGCCTAAGGTTCTGTACTTGGCCTTCGCAGTACAGACAAGCGCAAGAACGGTTCATCAGTGGTTCTTGCTGGAAACAAAAGTTGAGTTAGATCAGATCATGGGCGCCTTGGATCACCTGTCCCGTCTGTGCAACTTGACACATACAAGGGAAGCCATCAGGATCAAGAAAAGGCGGCCACTGACGGTGAGGATTGTGGAATTCAAGCACGTTTGTGTTCTCTTTTTTGGTTTAGGTTTGTTCATCGATCGGAAGCAGCTCTATCTTCCAAAGATGGCCTTCTGATCTTGTGAAGGGATCAATAtgttttttttgcacttttttttgtcATTTTGTTAATTGAGCTGCCACAAACGTGTGATTAACTGGAGTTtcttctatctatctatctatctatctatctatctatctatctgcaGACGGTGAACATCAAGGTGAAGATGGACTGTGAGGGCTGCGAGAGGAGGGTCAAGAACGCCGTCAAATCGATTCGGGGTACATATACACATACTGACCGATAGCGATCTCAAAGATGAAACCAAGCGATCTAACTCTTTTCTTTTgaaaatatatttatttattttgaggaTAGAAAATATAACATTTAGTTCATATATTCATTTGGTGAACGTTCATATGCATATGCCAAAGGTGTGACGGCGGTGGTGGTGAATCGCAAGATCAGCAAGGTGACGGTGACGGGGTACGTGGAGCCTCGCAAGGTGCTGGCGAGGGTGAAGAGGACTGGGAAGACGACGGCGGATATGTGGCCGTACGTGCCCTACACGGTGGCCACCTACCCCTACGTCGGCGGCTCCTACGACAAGAAGGCGCCGGCGGGCCTGGTCCGCAACGTGCCGCAGGCCATGGCCGACCCGGCGGCGCCGGAGGTCAAGTACATGAACATGTTCAACGACGAGGACGTTACCGCTTGCACCGTCATGTGATTCGATGATCTCATATTAGCATCTGCACTCCAGCCAGGACATGATGCCTAGATTACTAGATATATCGGTCTTCTCGCAGCGCTGGGGAAAAATGATACCAAGAAGATGAACTTGTGCATGTACGCGGTACTGATGGATGATATATACTGTGCAAATCCTCGTTCACGTCCAAGGTGTAGATAAGCCTGAATTACAACTTTATGCTACCGCTTTATGATCTTCGATATATACATCCTTGTCAGTCTCGAGCCTTCTCTTCTGTCCTACCTGATCATCGTTAtctttttttctttactttttgCAACGGGGGAAAGCATCCAAAATTGAATCTTCCAACTCTTGATTGTCAAAAAAGATTGTTCCAATTCACTGTCAGCCTACAGTTCTGACCATGCACCCAAATGAACACGCAAAACATATGCCTTACCAGCAAAGGGTGAATCTAAGCTTATAAAGTGGAAATTTTTTATTTCCTGACGGAATGTTCTAGGTAGTAATCGATCTTTTCCCAAAAGGAGGGAAAACACCGCTTCATTAATCCACACACCATAGCATACCTGTGCTACTCTGAACTTAGTAAATATGGCTATCGTCTGATGCAAAGGCCAGGGAATAAACCCTTCTCTTTTCTAAAAATAACCTATTCTGAACGGGTAAACCCGGAAATTCACTTTGGCATATGGGATCATACGCTCCCGTCATCGGAAAAAAACATTTCAAAATGTCTAAAGGTTCCGAACAAAAAATTGATGCAGACATCTTCATATTGTAGGTGCGCACATCATGGAAAACAAATCTTTTTTGTGGCTTTTGTAAAAATGACAAAAGATGTTTCATGAAAAGCCCCTTTTAACACTGATTTTTGTCTTTTTCTCCCGCTACACAAAAGTTGCCGTTTTTTCGTGAAACGAATTTGTGAGCACGTAGAATGTCAAGATGTACGTTGCATACGACGCCTTTGGCACCCTTATGGAAAGTGTTCCTTTCTAAAAATCAAGATCTTCGTGTGGCAGCTTCTGCGTGATCACCTCTCATCGGGGAGAAAGCTGATCTAGCGGAATGGGAATGGCGATGAACTATTTCCTCTGTGTGGTCCCAGAGAATGGGACCCACATCTTCTTCGTCTGCCCAGTTGCTCGGTAGCTTTGGTGCTTTGTCCGTGAGGCTCTGGGTCCTGACTAGGAGGCGCTGGACCTGGCAGGGTTTCTCAAACCTCGAACCAACATTCCGGGAGGAGGAGATGCCTCTTCTGGTCAGTGTTCGCGGTGTTGAGTTGGATTCTCTGGACGACTCATAACAAGATGGTGATTGAGATGGTCTTCCCGCGGAGGGCCACTGACTCTATATTCAAGCTTGTCGCCTGTTTGCAGCACTGAGACCCGCTCTCTAGGCAGCAGGATTGGGACCGACTTGGCAACATGATGGACGCGATGACTTTGGCAGCTTGTCGCCTTACTATGCTTCATGCCGCTGAGCTACGGGCCACCTCACCTGGTGGCTTTTCTCCTCTTTTCAGGAGGGCATGTTTGTGTTGTTGGCCCAATAGACTTCTTCTTAATTTTCTTGCACTTGAACTTGTTGTATGGTATTTGGTGATTGCTTTACCTATAAAGAGGGGCAAAAGCCTATTTCGAAGAACATACACGTGGCATGCAACTTATGACTTTGTTTGGATAAATGGCGTCCCAGAGTCTGTCCTTCCCGCCTCCTTAGCAACCCCATCCACCCCTGATGACGAGGGTCTTGTCTATTTGCTCCATGTCGTTGCTTACTATCTGAGCATGATAATAATGACGAACATCCATTTAGTTTTTCCATACCTTGTGCCCTCATGCATAGTACTATCTAGTACCGCCCGACACACCTACTGTGTTACTCAGCCTTGTCATTCTCCTCCGATCCAATATGCTCCCTTGCACTTCAACCACTTGTGGTGTTCGTTGCCTTCCTTTCTACCACCTTTTCTCCCAATGTCCCTCTTCTTCCGACCTCTCGTGGCTAGTTTTTTCTCTAATTCTGATGACTTCCCTTAGAATGGCCTGTTGGCCAGTAAAATCTCTGTTGAGTAAAATGGTAAATTTGGTAAAGATAGTTTGCAAGAATGAAGTCATACAATCTAACTAGAGTGGGTGGTGGGTTCCTTTGGCCAAACTATCCATTTCCAACATCATGCCAACAAAAAAATCCCTCATTTCCCTCGTCTCACCACCTCTGACTTTGTCTTATCTCCCACAAACTATCATAGTCTATCCTATTCCAGAAACCTTCAAGAACGTATACCAAAGCTTTCGACAAGGGTGGAGATTTAGTACTATGAAGAAAATTGTATTCCCTTGGGGAATAAGGGTTGTCCTTCAATTAGGGAAGAACATATTATCCATCTTATTTCTCTTTCATTcaactctgattttttttcttctataTGGCACCTCTACCATAAGACACATCATCTGACATACCAGTTTAGATGGCCTAGATCTTATAAGTTAATACAAGGAAAACCATACGCTCTATAAGGCTTTTAACCTCAGAATCAATGAGGCATAGATGTGCGACTTCTTGTTATATTTTTATTGAACAACTCCTTATTGTTGTTGCTTAGAACCCCTGCTTTGAGCACTTCTAGTACCTAATATTCTAATGTACACCCGCTCCATCAATGGTCTGGCACCATGCATATAGAGACCATTCAGAGAACCGAAGAGTACCTCATCTAAACTATGATAAAT
This window of the Triticum aestivum cultivar Chinese Spring chromosome 5D, IWGSC CS RefSeq v2.1, whole genome shotgun sequence genome carries:
- the LOC123124922 gene encoding heavy metal-associated isoprenylated plant protein 20, whose protein sequence is MGALDHLSRLCNLTHTREAIRIKKRRPLTTVNIKVKMDCEGCERRVKNAVKSIRGVTAVVVNRKISKVTVTGYVEPRKVLARVKRTGKTTADMWPYVPYTVATYPYVGGSYDKKAPAGLVRNVPQAMADPAAPEVKYMNMFNDEDVTACTVM